The genomic stretch AGTCACAGAGCCTTCTCACTTTTGTGAAATCCCATCAGAttccatagttttaaaaaaaaattctcctcgATCTTGCCTAAattaccaatttttatttttgcatcacCAAGTAGGTGATATGCAACAGTAGTTTGGTGCTATTATCAATTAGTGCCTTCAAATACTTATCATCAAATCCACATTTTACTGCTTATTCTTCaatttatattatgaaaatttGAATTCTTTGAAGCAGCATATCAATAACTAGGGTTATAAAGCTGGGCAACGTAGAGTTCTATGTGCTTTGGAAACACACACAGATAAGTCACTCTTATGTCATTTTCTAACTACCCAAAAGTCTCTGGAGCTTCATCAATTCAATTTTCCCTCCAGGCACACTGAAGAAAAGTCAATCTCtgaaatttactattttattgtattttttcatatatttctttcttgtgtatttgtttttcccATATAATGTTTATATCTGCTTTTCCAATAGTGCTTAGAACCATTTTTCTACTGATCTTTTAGGTCTCACATAGTCTGGGAAACCTTTACATCCACCCTATAATACCACCAGTCAGGATGAAGAGCACCATGAAAAGTCACCTGTAAGTTTCAGcccattacagcactattcaaatatagtgatttcttctttcattttgtttttattttctgggttATATGATTTACAATGAATTCAACAACGTTTATTCTGCATGAATAGCTGTATCTCCAACGTATTATCCAATAATCTTACATAGAGTAAACCCTAAATAATATCTTCTTTATACATTCTATTTTCCCATACCTAGGATCTCCCAGGAATGACTAAATCATCATCCTTGCTGTCACTGAAAGTCAGGACTGGTGAACATCTTATGAACAGGTAGAATTCTCAAGGAGCAACTTTTATACAACTGATTACTATTACTTTACCTGGagtaaatattttcctctttgcaAAGCTGGCAATGGGGCTCAATAAGTCTGCTTCCACCTTCCAGCTTACTGGCTTCCCAGGCATGGAGAAAGCACATCACTGGATATTCATCCCATTATTGGTAGCCTACATCTCCATACTTCTTGGCAATGgcactcttctctttctcatcaGGAATGATCATAACCTCCATGAGCCCATGTACTATTTCTTAGCTATGTTGGCAGCTACAGACCTCGGAGTGACATTGACCACAATGCCCACAGTGCTAGGTGTTCTGTGGTTAAATCACAGGGAGATTGGCCATGGAGCCTGTTTCTCTCAGGCCTATTTTATCCATACTCTTTCTGTCATGGAGTCAGGTGTCTTGCTTGCCATGGCTTATGACCGTTTCATTGCCATCCGCAACCCCTTAAGATATACCTCTATCCTGACCAACACCCAGGTAATGAAGATTGGTGTGGGGGTATTGACAAGGGCCAGTCTATCCATTATGCCAATAGTTGTTCGCCTACACTGGTTTCCCTATTGTCGATCCCATGTACTCTCCCATGCTTTCTGTCTACACCAAGATGTCATCAAGCTAGCCTGTGCTGACATCACCTTCAACCATCTCTATCCAGTTGTAGGTTTATTTGCAATGGTCTTGTTGGACTTTCTCATCATCTTTTTCTCCTACATTTTGATTCTCAAGACTGTCATGGGCATTGCTTCTGGACAAGAAAGGGCCAAGGCCCTCAACACATGTGTCTCTCATATCTGCTGCATCCTGGTCTTCTATGTCACTGTAGTTTGTCTGACATTTACTCATAGGTTTGGAAACCATGTTCCTCATGTCGTTCACATCACAATGAGCTACATCTACGTCCTTTTCCCACCTTTTATGAACCCATTTATCTATAGCATTAAAACTAAGCAGATTCAGAGTGGCATACTTCGCTTATTCTCTCTGCCTCACTCTAGAGCATGACATTGTTTCACTGGTCTCTGAGGAATAATTCAGGGAACCTGGACAGGGTGACAACGTTGCTGGCATAAGTAACTAGGGAAAGTCATTTCAATCCCTCAGCATTTCAGTGGAAATCAACCAATCCCTCTGCTACTTAGAACATCATTTTACCCTGCCTGTCTATTGCTGATttgtatatgatataatatatgtaCAACACTAACCACATATCTCAGTGCTCAACTGATATTGTTTTCCCAGGTAATTTAACTCATATTGTTTGATTAGCCTATGGCTGGCAccgtatacatacatacatacttacacacatacacacatatacacacacacagatacatacaattatatatatttaatataatacacactattatatatacttaatatttaatatataatagtgtatctgtgcatgtgtttatatatattatataaattatatataatatatataaaccgattatatatataattcttggGTCTATGATTTGGGTCACCTGTATTTCAGTC from Nomascus leucogenys isolate Asia chromosome 15, Asia_NLE_v1, whole genome shotgun sequence encodes the following:
- the LOC100583649 gene encoding olfactory receptor 51B6 isoform X1, which produces MGLNKSASTFQLTGFPGMEKAHHWIFIPLLVAYISILLGNGTLLFLIRNDHNLHEPMYYFLAMLAATDLGVTLTTMPTVLGVLWLNHREIGHGACFSQAYFIHTLSVMESGVLLAMAYDRFIAIRNPLRYTSILTNTQVMKIGVGVLTRASLSIMPIVVRLHWFPYCRSHVLSHAFCLHQDVIKLACADITFNHLYPVVGLFAMVLLDFLIIFFSYILILKTVMGIASGQERAKALNTCVSHICCILVFYVTVVCLTFTHRFGNHVPHVVHITMSYIYVLFPPFMNPFIYSIKTKQIQSGILRLFSLPHSRA
- the LOC100583649 gene encoding olfactory receptor 51B6 isoform X2, which encodes MWGNISASTFQLTGFPGMEKAHHWIFIPLLVAYISILLGNGTLLFLIRNDHNLHEPMYYFLAMLAATDLGVTLTTMPTVLGVLWLNHREIGHGACFSQAYFIHTLSVMESGVLLAMAYDRFIAIRNPLRYTSILTNTQVMKIGVGVLTRASLSIMPIVVRLHWFPYCRSHVLSHAFCLHQDVIKLACADITFNHLYPVVGLFAMVLLDFLIIFFSYILILKTVMGIASGQERAKALNTCVSHICCILVFYVTVVCLTFTHRFGNHVPHVVHITMSYIYVLFPPFMNPFIYSIKTKQIQSGILRLFSLPHSRA